The Methanosarcinales archaeon genome has a window encoding:
- a CDS encoding type II toxin-antitoxin system HicA family toxin has protein sequence MGKLPVLSGYELIRILKKIGFEPVRQKGSHIVLVNNNDGSKRAVVVPNHEHVPDKNLITKRIDIYLKTS, from the coding sequence ATGGGGAAACTACCAGTGCTGTCAGGGTATGAATTGATCAGAATTCTGAAGAAGATTGGTTTTGAACCAGTAAGACAGAAGGGAAGTCATATCGTACTTGTCAATAACAATGATGGTTCAAAAAGAGCTGTTGTCGTTCCAAACCATGAACATGTGCCTGACAAAAATCTTATAACGAAACGGATTGATATATATTTAAAAACAAGTTGA
- a CDS encoding type II toxin-antitoxin system HicB family antitoxin, translating to MELTAIIKKGEKQFVALCPEIDVVSQGFTVEEALDNLKEAVEVYIEEMGLPEEIKRNDMLIAHFEVFPYGETTSAVRV from the coding sequence ATAGAACTGACCGCAATAATCAAAAAAGGAGAAAAGCAATTTGTAGCTCTGTGCCCTGAAATAGATGTTGTCAGCCAGGGCTTTACTGTTGAAGAGGCATTGGATAATCTTAAAGAAGCTGTGGAAGTTTACATCGAAGAGATGGGCTTACCTGAAGAAATAAAGCGAAATGATATGCTTATCGCTCATTTTGAGGTGTTTCCATATGGGGAAACTACCAGTGCTGTCAGGGTATGA
- a CDS encoding peptidoglycan-binding protein: MGFPLPRFGTDGDFEKETVSAVRNYQSAKGLIADGIVGPITIKSLEAQFAS, from the coding sequence TTGGGATTTCCGCTACCTAGATTTGGTACTGATGGTGACTTTGAAAAAGAGACTGTGTCAGCGGTTCGGAATTACCAAAGTGCAAAAGGATTAATTGCGGACGGCATCGTTGGGCCGATCACAATTAAGAGTTTAGAAGCGCAATTTGCATCTTAA
- a CDS encoding DUF4157 domain-containing protein: MIESGKVSVEKPEAKRANKVSQTRKADVFLSAGTPVERILFFQRTIGNQAVQKLIESGALQAKLRIGQPGDVYEQEADRVADAVMRMPEPQAVSQEDPHIQRVCQGCEEEELLQTKELSGQNVETSSDLESRINAIRGGGQPLAESERGFFEPRFGHDFSQVRLHTDTRAAETAQAVNARAYTVGQDVVFGTGQYVPGISEGRRILAHELTHVVQQQGNVLKIQRSVASNYNVIKDNLSYGILDWAITDEEASEVLEKLDNLSQNDLQDTVQEMRRDEILGRLFDNVSDSDEIRFADLLSIIREVERELSGMPDCCKEALRTIDRIISSGRALRALLGAAPFITLIGENPAHAAVQVLITNWDIYALAVRSVDPIVKNRVYTVVTLHLLEHQNTPEEEFWRRMEALWSL, translated from the coding sequence AGGTATCTCAGACGCGAAAGGCTGATGTTTTTCTATCGGCAGGTACGCCGGTTGAACGCATCCTGTTCTTCCAAAGGACAATTGGCAACCAGGCCGTGCAGAAGCTGATCGAGTCAGGGGCACTACAAGCTAAACTCAGGATTGGCCAGCCCGGGGATGTGTATGAGCAGGAGGCGGACCGGGTGGCAGATGCGGTGATGCGGATGCCTGAGCCACAGGCAGTGTCCCAGGAGGATCCTCACATCCAACGAGTGTGTCAGGGATGTGAAGAGGAAGAGCTTCTTCAAACCAAAGAATTATCGGGGCAGAATGTTGAGACTTCATCCGATCTCGAATCTCGCATCAATGCTATCAGGGGCGGCGGCCAGCCTCTGGCAGAATCTGAGCGGGGCTTTTTCGAGCCGCGGTTTGGGCATGATTTTAGCCAAGTAAGGTTGCATACTGATACTCGAGCTGCGGAGACGGCTCAGGCGGTGAATGCGCGGGCTTACACGGTGGGACAGGATGTGGTGTTTGGGACAGGGCAATATGTGCCGGGGATAAGCGAGGGACGGAGGATACTGGCACATGAATTGACGCATGTGGTGCAGCAGCAGGGGAATGTTTTAAAAATTCAGCGAAGTGTTGCTTCAAATTATAATGTTATAAAAGATAATCTTTCTTATGGAATCCTTGATTGGGCCATAACTGATGAGGAAGCAAGTGAGGTTCTGGAAAAATTAGATAACCTTTCTCAAAATGATCTGCAAGACACGGTCCAGGAGATGCGAAGAGACGAAATATTAGGGAGGCTATTTGACAATGTTTCTGATTCAGATGAAATAAGATTTGCTGATTTACTCAGTATAATACGGGAAGTTGAAAGAGAACTATCCGGTATGCCGGACTGTTGTAAAGAAGCACTGAGAACCATTGATAGAATTATCTCATCAGGTAGGGCACTGAGAGCACTCCTTGGAGCTGCGCCATTCATAACACTTATCGGAGAAAACCCGGCACATGCGGCGGTACAGGTTCTTATAACAAATTGGGATATTTATGCACTGGCAGTTAGGTCTGTTGATCCTATTGTGAAGAACAGGGTATATACAGTTGTTACGCTTCATCTGTTAGAGCATCAGAATACACCTGAAGAAGAATTCTGGAGGAGAATGGAAGCACTCTGGAGTTTATAA